The Manihot esculenta cultivar AM560-2 chromosome 1, M.esculenta_v8, whole genome shotgun sequence genome has a window encoding:
- the LOC110602203 gene encoding probable serine/threonine-protein kinase PBL6 isoform X1, translating into MTSSIEAQRVVVIQDASREVSSSAVRWALQGLSLKPGDMLTLLSVLHQVDTPSKSPNAGTKELLGYRSKVDSNSILGANEKIVNREATRKKEEYEKNAELVQISKLYQTQKVEFKIQVVTGHSPKVVALTAAENLKATWVILDRQMKKNRKYFLVKLSCGISRMKRNNKIEQLRGPKTITTNKSVEEKTRKDVASYDEMVPGSPDDLFSIEIRPSVTADPENQVQEITRSISTEEAKEELEANQTFQNSMCSLCKNRRPNFGWQRDFLYADLHAATDGFSVQNSLSEGGTGSAFRGQLKSNNMKIVVKQHKIVYPQGEIDFQSEVQLLMKARHKNVLMLLGSCVEGCLKLLVYEYACNGSVYNHLSKHCPLPLTWEERMKVAIGTARGLNYLHENGIVHRNLRTSNIALTHDFQPRLGDFGFTWEHKVLETLGYMAPEYPGNWKLSLETDVYAFGVVLLELVTGRMVTDKIPGGKSLVVWARPLLKERRLLEIVDPRISNSHDAEQLYWMGRVIQNCLSKIPKKRLTMDKVVSALECIADRKARQLREDLYAVKSYLARTRSDINGRSSYDKRFEGEMVTSREFYVENQMSRSFSLTSSSSRTSTSFSRSSFSSVKSEKLKQRVQAGIEIPVLYAEMNN; encoded by the exons ATGACGAGTTCAATAGAAGCTCAGAGGGTGGTGGTGATCCAGGATGCATCAAGAGAAGTTAGTTCAAGCGCCGTGAGGTGGGCATTGCAAGGCTTGTCACTTAAGCCTGGCGATATGCTCACTCTCCTTTCGGTTCTTCACCAGGTTGATACCCCTAGTAAGTCACCTAATGCAGGAACCAAAGAACTGC TGGGATATAGAAGTAAAGTGGATTCCAATTCCATTTTGGGAGCCAATGAGAAAATTGTCAACAGAGAAGCAACAAGGAAGAAAGAAGAGTATGAGAAGAATGCAGAACTTGTTCAGATATCCAAGCTGTACCAAACACAGAAG GTTGAATTCAAGATACAGGTGGTAACCGGACATTCACCAAAGGTGGTTGCTTTAACAGCAGCTGAAAATTTGAAGGCAACATGGGTGATACTTGACAG GCAGATGAAGAAAAACAGGAAATATTTCTTAGTGAAACTTTCATGTGGGATATCGAGGATGAAACGAAACAACAAGATTGAGCAATTGCGAGGACCAAAAACAATAACAACCAACAAATCTGTTGAGGAGAAAACGCGTAAAGACGTAGCGAGTTACGATGAAATGGTGCCTGGATCCCCTGATGACCTGTTCAGCATTGAAATTCGACCAA GTGTAACAGCTGACCCAGAGAACCAGGTTCAAGAAATCACACGGAGCATCAGCACTGAGGAAGCAAAGGAGGAGTTGGAAGCTAATCAAACCTTTCAAAATTCGATGTGCTCACTTTGCAAGAATAGACGACCGAATTTCGGCTGGCAAAGGGACTTCCTATATGCAGACCTCCATGCTGCTACAGATGGTTTTTCAGTACAGAACTCTTTATCTGAAGGTGGAACAGGATCTGCCTTCAGAGGTCAGCTGAAAAGTAATAATATGAAAATAGTTGTTAAGCAGCACAAAATTGTATACCCTCAGGGAGAAATAGATTTCCAATCGGAAGTCCAACTGCTCATGAAAGCTAGGCATAAAAATGTGTTGATGCTGTTGGGATCCTGTGTAGAAGGGTGTCTGAAGCTGCTTGTATACGAGTATGCCTGCAATGGTTCGGTATATAATCACCTATCAA AACATTGCCCCTTGCCATTGACATGGGAGGAGAGGATGAAAGTAGCAATTGGTACTGCCAGAGGTTTAAATTATCTACATGAAAATGGCATAGTTCACAGAAACCTGAGAACAAGTAACATTGCTCTAACCCATGATTTTCAACCACGG CTTGGAGATTTTGGGTTTACGTGGGAGCACAAAGTCCTTGAAACTTTGGGATACATGGCACCAGAATATCCTGGCAACTGGAAACTTTCTCTAGAGACGGATGTTTATGCCTTCGGAGTGGTTCTGCTAGAGCTGGTCACCGGCCGGATGGTTACAGACAAGATTCCAGGGGGGAAGAGTCTTGTGGTATGG GCAAGACCACTTCTGAAGGAAAGGAGGCTTCTTGAGATAGTCGACCCAAGAATTTCTAACTCCCATGATGCTGAGCAACTTTATTGGATGGGGAGAGTTATTCAGAATTGTCTCAGCAAAATTCCAAAGAAAAGATTAACCATGGACAAG GTGGTCTCTGCACTGGAATGCATAGCAGATAGAAAAGCTAGGCAGCTAAGGGAAGATCTTTATGCAGTGAAATCATATCTAGCTCGCACTAGGTCTGACATTAATGGGCGTTCGAGTTATGACAAAAGATTTGAAGGAGAAATGGTGACGAGTAGAGAATTTTATGTAGAAAACCAAATGAGCAGATCTTTTTCTTTAACATCTTCTTCATCAAGAACAAGTACAAGTTTCAGCAGGAGCTCGTTTAGTAGTGTAAAGAGTGAAAAATTGAAGCAGAGAGTACAAGCAGGAATTGAAATTCCAGTGTTATATGCAGAAATGAACAACTAA
- the LOC110628142 gene encoding 4-diphosphocytidyl-2-C-methyl-D-erythritol kinase, chloroplastic, protein MAAMASAHFLCNNHVFHHSSNSFSKSNQTSFRPSGSVLFHKKQRTPFVNASKKQLEIVYDPDERLNKWADEVDKNAPLSRLTLFSPCKINIFLRITDKREDGYHDLASLFHVICLGDTIKFSLSPSKSKDRLSTNVPGVPLDERNLIIKALNLYRKKTGIDNFFWIHLDKKVPTGAGLGGGSSNAATALWAANQFSGGLATEKELLDWSSEIGSDISFFFSHGAAYCTGRGEVVQDIPSPVPLDLPMVLIKPQEACSTAEVYKRFRLDKTSQVDPLTLLEKISRDGISQDVCINDLEPPAFEVLPSLKRLKQRIIAAGRGQYDAVFMSGSGSTIVGIGSPDPPQFIYDDDDYKDVFVSEANFLTREANQWYKEPASTATCSTPSDLSQSVE, encoded by the exons ATGGCAGCCATGGCTTCCGCTCATTTCCTCTGTAACAACCATGTCTTCCATCATTCCTCCAATTCCTTCTCCAAAAGCAACCAAACTTCTTTTAGGCCAAGTGGGTCTGtcttatttcataaaaaacaaAGGACTCCATTTGTCAATGCCTCGAAGAAACAGCTAGAG ATAGTGTACGATCCTGATGAAAGGTTAAACAAGTGGGCAGATGAAGTAGACAAAAATGCTCCTCTTTCAAGGCTCACTTTGTTCTCGCCTTGCAAG ATTAATATTTTCCTTAGAATAACCGATAAGAGAGAAGATGGATATCATGATTTGGCGTCTCTCTTTCAC GTAATTTGTCTGGGAGATACAATTAAGTTTTCTTTATCTCCTTCAAAATCAAAGGACCGTTTATCAACCAATGTGCCTGGCGTACCCCTTGATGAAAGGAATTTG ATTATCAAAGCCCTTAACCTTTACAGGAAAAAAACAGGCATTGACAACTTCTTTTGG ATTCATCTAGACAAAAAGGTGCCTACTGGGGCAGGGCTTGGTGGTGGAAGCAGTAATGCTGCAACAGCCCTATGGGCAGCAAATCAGTTCAGTGGTGGTCTTGCCACTGAGAAGGAACTGCTAGATTGGTCAAGTGAGATTGGTTCAGATATTTCCTTCTTTTTCTCTCATGGAGCAGCCTATTGTACTGGTCGGGGTGAA GTTGTTCAAGATATTCCTTCACCAGTTCCTTTAGACCTACCAATGGTTCTCATAAAACCCCAGGAAGCTTGTTCAACTGCTGAAGTTTACAAg CGCTTTCGATTGGATAAAACCAGTCAGGTTGATCCTTTAACATTACTGGAGAAGATCTCGAGGGATGGAATATCTCAAGATGTTTGTATCAATGATTTGG AACCTCCTGCATTTGAAGTTCTCCCATCTCTTAAAAGATTAAAGCAGCGTATAATTGCAGCTGGCCGTGGACAATATGATGCAGTTTTTATGTCTGGGAG TGGGAGTACCATTGTTGGGATTGGTTCACCAGATCCTCCACAATTtatatatgatgatgatgactaCAAGGATGTTTTTGTGTCAG AGGCAAACTTCTTGACCCGAGAAGCAAATCAGTGGTACAAAGAACCTGCTTCAACTGCTACTTGTAGCACACCATCTGATCTTTCCCAGTCTGTTGAGTGA
- the LOC110602203 gene encoding serine/threonine-protein kinase CDG1 isoform X2, with product MTSSIEAQRVVVIQDASREVSSSAVRWALQGLSLKPGDMLTLLSVLHQVDTPMGYRSKVDSNSILGANEKIVNREATRKKEEYEKNAELVQISKLYQTQKVEFKIQVVTGHSPKVVALTAAENLKATWVILDRQMKKNRKYFLVKLSCGISRMKRNNKIEQLRGPKTITTNKSVEEKTRKDVASYDEMVPGSPDDLFSIEIRPSVTADPENQVQEITRSISTEEAKEELEANQTFQNSMCSLCKNRRPNFGWQRDFLYADLHAATDGFSVQNSLSEGGTGSAFRGQLKSNNMKIVVKQHKIVYPQGEIDFQSEVQLLMKARHKNVLMLLGSCVEGCLKLLVYEYACNGSVYNHLSKHCPLPLTWEERMKVAIGTARGLNYLHENGIVHRNLRTSNIALTHDFQPRLGDFGFTWEHKVLETLGYMAPEYPGNWKLSLETDVYAFGVVLLELVTGRMVTDKIPGGKSLVVWARPLLKERRLLEIVDPRISNSHDAEQLYWMGRVIQNCLSKIPKKRLTMDKVVSALECIADRKARQLREDLYAVKSYLARTRSDINGRSSYDKRFEGEMVTSREFYVENQMSRSFSLTSSSSRTSTSFSRSSFSSVKSEKLKQRVQAGIEIPVLYAEMNN from the exons ATGACGAGTTCAATAGAAGCTCAGAGGGTGGTGGTGATCCAGGATGCATCAAGAGAAGTTAGTTCAAGCGCCGTGAGGTGGGCATTGCAAGGCTTGTCACTTAAGCCTGGCGATATGCTCACTCTCCTTTCGGTTCTTCACCAGGTTGATACCCCTA TGGGATATAGAAGTAAAGTGGATTCCAATTCCATTTTGGGAGCCAATGAGAAAATTGTCAACAGAGAAGCAACAAGGAAGAAAGAAGAGTATGAGAAGAATGCAGAACTTGTTCAGATATCCAAGCTGTACCAAACACAGAAG GTTGAATTCAAGATACAGGTGGTAACCGGACATTCACCAAAGGTGGTTGCTTTAACAGCAGCTGAAAATTTGAAGGCAACATGGGTGATACTTGACAG GCAGATGAAGAAAAACAGGAAATATTTCTTAGTGAAACTTTCATGTGGGATATCGAGGATGAAACGAAACAACAAGATTGAGCAATTGCGAGGACCAAAAACAATAACAACCAACAAATCTGTTGAGGAGAAAACGCGTAAAGACGTAGCGAGTTACGATGAAATGGTGCCTGGATCCCCTGATGACCTGTTCAGCATTGAAATTCGACCAA GTGTAACAGCTGACCCAGAGAACCAGGTTCAAGAAATCACACGGAGCATCAGCACTGAGGAAGCAAAGGAGGAGTTGGAAGCTAATCAAACCTTTCAAAATTCGATGTGCTCACTTTGCAAGAATAGACGACCGAATTTCGGCTGGCAAAGGGACTTCCTATATGCAGACCTCCATGCTGCTACAGATGGTTTTTCAGTACAGAACTCTTTATCTGAAGGTGGAACAGGATCTGCCTTCAGAGGTCAGCTGAAAAGTAATAATATGAAAATAGTTGTTAAGCAGCACAAAATTGTATACCCTCAGGGAGAAATAGATTTCCAATCGGAAGTCCAACTGCTCATGAAAGCTAGGCATAAAAATGTGTTGATGCTGTTGGGATCCTGTGTAGAAGGGTGTCTGAAGCTGCTTGTATACGAGTATGCCTGCAATGGTTCGGTATATAATCACCTATCAA AACATTGCCCCTTGCCATTGACATGGGAGGAGAGGATGAAAGTAGCAATTGGTACTGCCAGAGGTTTAAATTATCTACATGAAAATGGCATAGTTCACAGAAACCTGAGAACAAGTAACATTGCTCTAACCCATGATTTTCAACCACGG CTTGGAGATTTTGGGTTTACGTGGGAGCACAAAGTCCTTGAAACTTTGGGATACATGGCACCAGAATATCCTGGCAACTGGAAACTTTCTCTAGAGACGGATGTTTATGCCTTCGGAGTGGTTCTGCTAGAGCTGGTCACCGGCCGGATGGTTACAGACAAGATTCCAGGGGGGAAGAGTCTTGTGGTATGG GCAAGACCACTTCTGAAGGAAAGGAGGCTTCTTGAGATAGTCGACCCAAGAATTTCTAACTCCCATGATGCTGAGCAACTTTATTGGATGGGGAGAGTTATTCAGAATTGTCTCAGCAAAATTCCAAAGAAAAGATTAACCATGGACAAG GTGGTCTCTGCACTGGAATGCATAGCAGATAGAAAAGCTAGGCAGCTAAGGGAAGATCTTTATGCAGTGAAATCATATCTAGCTCGCACTAGGTCTGACATTAATGGGCGTTCGAGTTATGACAAAAGATTTGAAGGAGAAATGGTGACGAGTAGAGAATTTTATGTAGAAAACCAAATGAGCAGATCTTTTTCTTTAACATCTTCTTCATCAAGAACAAGTACAAGTTTCAGCAGGAGCTCGTTTAGTAGTGTAAAGAGTGAAAAATTGAAGCAGAGAGTACAAGCAGGAATTGAAATTCCAGTGTTATATGCAGAAATGAACAACTAA
- the LOC110600144 gene encoding zinc finger protein ZAT9, translated as MDHHHQPPMGDSASKISKLCIKIKIPNTPTSGTAKKPVGEGGSGSTDVQRQPTGYRVCEFCGKIFSSGKAWGGHKRHHLKIMKNNNGKRTQQVSHIKMKKQMHGGSNRCNTIKAGDVMITGGKPTCCLCGKTFLSMNSLFGHMRFHPDRDWKGIRPPSAPLPSSPKNQISSASEMGAYSSIDLLDSLSSSGSWQKKGKRGICAADLIAEAARSLLRLSRDVGLSTQPAYVDLETSGSATKSLGKDIRTETGSGSDDIIMNHSDEFCELETKKKRRKMNYINKLSNYETEPCEFKYSSCDKSFSTFHTLGVHSSSVNCKKKSNELESESALIDDDASATEEIPATESDDETEETAEDEPDLVSSMETSFHSDIRNQTDPTGQALGGHKKSLSNEAVSAEASNVESQTASSEKFLLFRLDMG; from the coding sequence ATGGACCACCACCATCAGCCTCCAATGGGGGATTCTGCTTCCAAAATATCAAAGCTTTGTATAAAGATCAAGATTCCCAACACCCCCACCTCCGGCACTGCCAAGAAACCTGTTGGAGAAGGCGGCAGCGGCTCTACCGACGTCCAACGCCAACCAACAGGATATCGTGTCTGTGAGTTTTGTGGGAAGATTTTTTCGTCTGGGAAGGCATGGGGTGGGCACAAACGTCATCATCTCAAGATCATGAAGAATAATAATGGTAAAAGAACCCAACAAGTATCTCATATAAAGATGAAGAAACAGATGCATGGCGGCTCCAACCGGTGTAACACCATAAAAGCAGGTGATGTGATGATTACTGGTGGAAAGCCAACTTGTTGTTTATGtggaaaaacttttctttctatgaATTCTTTGTTTGGGCATATGAGATTCCATCCTGATAGAGACTGGAAGGGGATTCGACCTCCGTCTGCTCCTCTTCCAAGCTCTCCAAAGAATCAGATCAGTTCAGCCTCAGAAATGGGTGCCTATAGCAGTATCGATTTGCTGGATTCTTTGTCAAGCTCAGGCAGCTGGCAGAAGAAAGGCAAACGAGGAATATGTGCAGCTGATTTGATCGCTGAGGCAGCTCGTAGCCTGTTGAGATTGTCTCGCGACGTTGGGCTATCCACACAACCAGCTTATGTAGATCTTGAGACGAGTGGGTCTGCAACTAAATCCTTGGGAAAGGACATTAGAACTGAAACTGGGTCTGGGTCTGATGATATTATTATGAACCACAGTGATGAATTTTGTGAATTGGAGaccaagaagaagagaaggaaaaTGAATTATATAAACAAGTTAAGCAATTATGAAACGGAGCCTTGTGAATTCAAATACAGCAGCTGTGATAAATCTTTCTCAACTTTTCATACACTTGGAGTTCACAGCTCATCAGTCAATTGCAAGAAGAAGAGCAATGAACTTGAGAGTGAATCAGCATTGATAGATGACGATGCCTCTGCGACCGAAGAAATTCCTGCTACAGAATCTGACGATGAAACAGAAGAGACTGCAGAGGATGAACCAGACCTTGTATCGTCAATGGAGACTTCATTTCATTCTGATATTCGTAACCAAACAGATCCCACAGGTCAGGCACTTGGTGGGCACAAGAAATCTCTATCAAATGAAGCAGTTTCGGCAGAAGCAAGTAATGTTGAATCTCAGACAGCATCATCTGAAAAATTTCTGCTATTCAGGCTGGACATGGGATGA
- the LOC110627513 gene encoding elongation factor 1-beta 1, producing the protein MAVTFSDLHTESGLKSLDGFLAGKSYISGAKLSKDDIKVYAAVLAKPGDAFPNASKWYDCVTSHLAASFPGKAVGVRIGGKAAAPAEAAGPAKEAAADGDDDDLDLFGDETEEDKKAAEEREAAKKSAKKKESGKSSVLMDVKPWDDETDMKKLEEAVRSVEMPGLLWGASKLVPVGYGIKKLQIMLTIVDDLVSVDDLIEEHLTAEPCNEYVQSCDIVAFNKI; encoded by the exons ATGGCCGTCACTTTTTCAGATCTCCACACTGAATCAGGCCTCAAGTCCCTCGATGGTTTTCTTGCTGGAAAATCTTATATTTCTGG GGCAAAACTCTCAAAGGATGACATAAAGGTATACGCTGCCGTCTTGGCGAAGCCTGGAGATGCCTTCCCAAATGCCAGTAAGTGGTACGACTGCGTAACTTCACATCTTGCCGCAAG CTTCCCTGGGAAAGCTGTTGGTGTAAGAATCGGCGGCAAAGCTGCTGCTccagctgaagctgctggccctGCTAAGGAG GCTGCTGCTGATGGAGATGATGATGACTTGGATCTCTTTGGTGATGAAACGGAGGAAGATAAGAAGGCAGCGGAGGAAAGGGAGGCAGCTAAAAAGTCTGCCAAGAAGAAAGAGA GTGGAAAATCTTCTGTTCTTATGGATGTGAAGCCTTGGGATGACGAGACAGATATGAAGAAGTTGGAGGAGGCCGTACGGAGTGTTGAGATGCCTGGTCTCCTGTGGGGAGCAT CAAAACTGGTTCCAGTTGGTTATGGCATCAAGAAATTGCAGATCATGCTCACCATTGTGGATGACCTTGTATCTGTGGATGACCTCATAGAGGAGCATCTGACAGCTGAGCCTTGCAACGAATACGTTCAGAGCTGCGACATTGTTGCCTTCAACAAAATATAA